A portion of the Fulvia fulva chromosome 1, complete sequence genome contains these proteins:
- a CDS encoding Averantin hydroxylase, which yields MASTLSISFTESVVHNSMSLLVLGLAGIILSSIGWVIYSIFLHPLRSYPGPLLWRLSKIPYDYHSFHGTLPSTLKNLHQTYGPVVRIGPTRLSYTDGRVWKEVWAARNPEWPKDTRGIKLPPNGSYSILNAPTDIHARYRRLLAHAFSEKGLKDQQPRIQEYVELLVDRLEEKAQSGEATDIVDWYTNTVFDVIGDLAFGESFNGLLHRKVHEWIPAILDSVKYTFQASIVSRHHLKWAEKYLVDTSVVQGRMKNYRLAAHKVHKRAALGGERGDFWDRVLIKSKDDNKAGDGMTQDEMVNNAAVLILGGAETSATTLSGTTYLLLTHPAIYRKLTQEIRSTFSSSDEIDVYSVTKLPYMLATLDEAMRIYPPVPDSASRIPPVGGGTVLGKYLPEGTTIHIPQLATNHSESNFARADEFCPERWLHDSERPEEFKRGDKAAFQPFTVGNRNCIGRNLAYAEMRLVLAKVLYNFDLEMDGRSRGKDWFEQKAYGVWLKGPLYVRVKPVVRE from the exons ATGGCATCAACACTAAGCATCAGCTTCACAGAAAGCGTGGTTCATAACAGCATGTCACTTTTAGTCCTCGGCCTCGCAGGCATCATCTTATCAAGCATTGGCTGGGTCATCTACAGCATCTTCCTGCACCCACTTCGTTCTTATCCCGGACCTTTACTCTGGCGCCTCTCCAAGATTCCATATGACTACCACTCCTTCCACGGAACTCTACCGAGTACACTCAAGAATCTGCATCAAACATATGGCCCCGTCGTCCGCATTGGACCAACCAGACTCAGCTACACGGATGGACGAGTCTGGAAAGAAGTCTGGGCTGCCCGCAACCCCGAATGGCCCAAAGACACGAGGGGGATCAAGCTGCCACCGAATGGATCATATAGCATTCTGAACGCACCAACTGACATCCATGCCCGCTATCGAAGACTACTCGCTCACGCTTTCTCTGAGAAGGGCTTGAAAGACCAGCAACCAAGAATCCAAGAGTATGTGGAGCTTCTCGTCGACCGCCTTGAAGAGAAAGCACAGAGCGGCGAGGCGACCGATATCGTGGACTGGTATACCAACACAGTCTTTGACGTGATCGGAGATCTAGCCTTCGGGGAGTCTTTCAACGGGTTACTACACCGTAAGGTGCATGAATGGATTCCAGCCATCCTGGACAGTGTCAAGTACACATTCCAAGCTAGCATAGTATCTCGTCATCACCTCAAATGGGCAGAAAAGTACCTCGTCGACACATCCGTCGTCCAAGGCCGCATGAAGAACTACCGCCTGGCAGCTCATAAGGTTCACAAACGTGCCGCTCTCGGAGGCGAACGGGGTGATTTCTGGGATAGAGTCTTGATCAAATCGAAAGATGATAACAAAGCCGGCGACG GCATGACCCAAGACGAAATGGTCAACAACGCCGCCGTCCTCATCCTCGGCGGCGCCGAAACCTCCGCCACAACCCTCTCCGGCACAACCTACCTCCTCCTCACCCATCCCGCCATCTACCGCAAACTCACCCAAGAAATCCGCTCAACCTTTTCCTCCAGCGACGAGATCGATGTCTACAGCGTCACGAAACTCCCCTACATGCTCGCCACCTTGGATGAAGCAATGCGGATATACCCACCCGTCCCCGACAGCGCCTCTCGTATCCCTCCCGTAGGTGGAGGAACCGTTCTGGGCAAATATTTACCTGAAGGAACAACGATCCATATCCCGCAACTAGCGACGAATCATAGCGAGAGCAATTTCGCGAGGGCTGATGAGTTTTGCCCGGAGAGATGGTTACATGACTCGGAAAGGCCGGAGGAGTTCAAGAGGGGTGATAAAGCGGCGTTCCAGCCTTTTACAGTTGGGAATAGAAATTGCATTGGGAGGAATCTCGCTTATGCGGAGATGAGGTTGGTGCTGGCGAAGGTGCTGTATAATTTCGATTTGGAAATGGATGGGAGGTCGAGGGGGAAGGATTGGTTTGAGCAGAAGGCTTATGGGGTTTGGCTTAAGGGGCCGTTGTATGTGAGGGTGAAGCCGGTGGTGAGGGAGTAG
- a CDS encoding 40S ribosomal protein S11-B has translation MATELTVQSERAFQKQPHVFTNQKVKSRKTPKVGKGGRRWYKDVGLGFKTPKTAIEGSYIDKKCPFTGLVSIRGRILTGTVVSVKMHRTLVIRREYLHFVPKYSRYEKRHKNLAAHVSPAFRVSEGDIVTVGQCRPLSKTVRFNVLRVLPRTGKAVKQFNKF, from the exons ATGGCGACCGAATTGACTGTCCAGAGCGAGCGCGCTTTCCAGAAGCAGCCACACGTCTTCACCAACCAGAAGGTGAAGAGCCGTAAGACACCAAAGGTCGGAAAGGGTGGCCGGAGATGGTACAAGGACGTCGGTCTAGGCTTCAAGACCCCAAAGACCGCCATTGAGGGCAGCTACATTG ACAAGAAGTGCCCATTCACCGGTCTCGTCTCCATCCGTGGCCGTATCCTCACTGGCACCGTCGTCTCTGTCAAGATGCACCGCACACTCGTCATCCGCCGCGAGTACCTTCACTTCGTCCCCAAGTATTCCCGTTACGAGAAGCGCCACAAGAATCTCGCCGCACACGTTTCGCCTGCCTTCCGTGTGTCCGAGGGTGACATCGTCACTGTTGGCCAATGCCGGCCGCTCAGCAAGACT GTCCGCTTCAACGTTCTGCGCGTCCTGCCAAGAACCGGCAAAGCCGTTAAGCAGTTCAACAAGTTCTAA
- a CDS encoding N-terminal acetyltransferase B complex catalytic subunit naa20, giving the protein MATIRPMTPMDLLKFNPCNLDHLTETYNIGFYLEYFTKWPSLCKVIESPSGQIEAYILGKVEASPYPPPVEPYDPGFKVYQKGKASNYLPWHAHITCLTVAPSARRLGYATKLSEAIEVAGDEQNAWFVDLFVRVENVAAIKLYKKMGYSVFRRITDYYNDGSDAYDMRKPLRRDKDRKTVRPNGENIKVDPSEVW; this is encoded by the exons ATGGCGACCATACGGCCCATGACTCCCATGGACCTCCTCAAATTCAACCCCTGCAATCTCGACCACCTCACAGAAACGTACAACATCGGCTTTTACCTCGAATATTTCACAAAATGGCCCTCGTTATGCAAAGTCATCGAATCGCCTAGTGGTCAGATTGAAGCTTACA TTCTTGGCAAAGTCGAGGCGTCGCCGTATCCGCCACCTGTTGAGCCGTATGATCCCGGCTTCAAGGTGTATCAGAAGGGTAAGGCGAGCAATTACTTGCCATGGCATGCGCATATTACGTGCTTGACCGTGGCGCCGAGCGCACGACGATTGGGCTATGCCACGAAGCTGAGTGAGGCGATCGAGGTCGCGGGCGACGAGCAGAATGCTTGGTTCGTCGACCTGTTTGTGAGGGTTGAGAACGTTGCAGCTATCAAGCTGTATAAGAAGATGGG CTACTCTGTCTTCCGCCGCATAACAGACTACTACAACGATGGCAGCGACGCATACGACATGCGGAAGCCATTGAGGCGCGACAAGGATCGCAAGACCGTCCGACCTAATGGTGAGAACATCAAGGTCGATCCTTCCGAAGTCTGGTAG
- a CDS encoding Methylated-DNA--protein-cysteine methyltransferase gives MAPRIPRLHTSSLTSTTMAKQIKVTAYQERVCSLLQQIPQGKVSTYLALSNALDSSPRAIGGALRRNPFAPEIPCHRVISADGYVGGFKGEW, from the exons ATGGCACCGAGGATCCCCAGGCTCCACACCAGTTCCCTCACCTCCACAACCATGGCCAAGCAGATCAAAGTAACCGCCTACCAAGAACGCGTCTGCTCCCTCCTGCAACAAATCCCCCAAGGCAAAGTCAGCACATATCTCGCCCTATCCAACGCCCTCGACTCCAGCCCCCGAGCCATAGGCGGAGCTCTACGCCGTAATCCCTTCGCGCCAGAGATCCCTTGTCACCGTGTCATCAGTGCTGATGGC TACGTTGGCGGCTTCAAGGGAGAATGGTAG
- a CDS encoding 50S ribosomal protein L36, whose amino-acid sequence MLASRLSRQVLQRSIATRPRIASTRYAVNTSAAKRQCSSHTCKHMIAQQAQRPSIVQAMQKLEVGSASRSKVVTKQQIRGMKVRSSVKKLCDGCKSVRRKGGRYVYIICSKNPKHKQRQG is encoded by the exons ATGCTCGCCTCACGCCTCTCCCGACAGGTGCTACAGCGCTCGATCGCCACACGTCCACGCATCGCCAGTACACGATATGCCGTCAACACCTCAGCAGCGAAACGACAGTGCAGCAGCCACACATGCAAGCACATGATCGCGCAACAAGCACAACGGCCATCGATCGTGCAGGCAATGCAGAAGCTTGAGGTTGGAAGTGCGTCGAGGAGTAAGGTTGTCACAAAGCAGCAGATTCGAGGGATGAAGGTCAGGAGTAGTGTTAAGAAGCTATGCGATGGATGCAAGAGCGTCAGGAGGAAGGGAGGACGATACGTCTACATAATATGCAGCAAGAATCCGAAGCATAAGCAGAG GCAAGGATGA